A single Desulfobaculum xiamenense DNA region contains:
- the aprB gene encoding adenylyl-sulfate reductase subunit beta — protein sequence MPTYVDPSKCDGCKGGEKTACMYICPNDLMILDPEEMRAYNQEPDACWECYSCVKICPQGAITARPYADFAPMGGTSIPLRSSEDIMWTVKFRNGSVKRFKFPIRTTPEGSIKPFDGKPVTGDLDTEFLFTETALTDPKEALGKKFDVTDADKTFVVKDVL from the coding sequence ATGCCTACTTATGTCGATCCCTCAAAGTGCGATGGATGCAAAGGCGGCGAAAAGACCGCTTGCATGTACATCTGCCCCAACGACCTGATGATCCTCGACCCCGAGGAGATGAGGGCCTACAACCAGGAACCCGACGCTTGCTGGGAGTGCTACTCCTGCGTGAAGATCTGCCCCCAGGGCGCCATCACCGCACGCCCCTACGCCGACTTCGCTCCCATGGGCGGCACCTCCATTCCGCTGCGCTCCTCCGAGGACATCATGTGGACCGTCAAGTTCCGCAATGGTTCCGTGAAGCGCTTCAAGTTCCCCATCCGCACCACCCCTGAAGGCTCCATCAAGCCCTTCGACGGCAAGCCCGTGACCGGCGATCTGGACACCGAGTTCCTCTTCACCGAGACCGCTCTGACCGATCCTAAGGAAGCTCTCGGCAAGAAGTTCGACGTGACCGATGCCGACAAGACCTTCGTCGTCAAGGACGTCCTGTAA
- a CDS encoding FAD-dependent oxidoreductase, whose product MAEKIGVYFDESSIGQYFDIEALVEFVKTRWATACPVVTSHPVLPGEDGVKMIKADIEAGTIDAVLVCGSSPRIDWEFFDFGKSVPSERVNLREQCALCCPAEAGEETKVLMAKDYINMGVIKLQKTRVPAPEQIETVKTVLVVGGGWTGLHAALHAARAGYNTILIEKEAELGGHAAKLHKTIPLCHPYTEAHETGIEKLIADVQAESRIKVMTGTTIAALEGAPGSYTAKFSNGSEDKIGAVVLATGWVPQDASILEPLGYGRFKNVVTTWDVEEMAKNGQLLRPSDGKPAKRVAFLLNTEKAEPSDLFKPKAPAAPVEDEAKEEGEDKKAHKHVDLESARHLPYSSAVNSVISLKEAGYVTEQYTDGQAYIIYKDMLVQGIHEKYYKAAQDNPGVMLTKGTIVSVEEDTDGSLLVTVANTLLGQDFELKVDMVVVPTGIVPTTAKNPVMNFKYRQGPAFPDLDLFDGFCDSNYICFPYETRRTGVYAAGCVRQPMFMDNAEDDAAGAALKAIQCIESANRGVAVHPRSGDLTYPVFNFVRCTQCKRCTEECPFGALDDDETGTPKPNPTRCRRCGTCMGACPERVISFDNYNVDQIGSMIKAINVPDDMDAGGPRIVVLACENDAYPALDMAAMRGKTWSPYVRILPVRCLGSVNAIWVADAMSKGIDGVMMLGCKYGDDYQCHFVKGSEICNRRKENIAETLERLGVEPDRVEQYQVAIDEYDKLPAMIEEFQNMILEKGPNPFKGY is encoded by the coding sequence ATGGCCGAAAAAATTGGTGTCTATTTCGACGAATCAAGCATCGGCCAGTACTTCGACATCGAGGCGCTGGTCGAGTTCGTGAAGACCCGCTGGGCTACCGCATGCCCCGTGGTCACGTCCCACCCCGTACTGCCGGGTGAGGACGGTGTGAAGATGATCAAGGCGGACATCGAAGCCGGCACCATTGATGCCGTGCTCGTCTGCGGATCGTCTCCCCGCATCGACTGGGAGTTCTTCGACTTCGGAAAGAGCGTCCCCTCCGAGCGCGTGAACCTTCGCGAACAGTGTGCCCTGTGCTGCCCCGCCGAAGCTGGCGAGGAGACCAAGGTGCTCATGGCCAAGGACTACATCAACATGGGCGTGATCAAGCTCCAGAAGACGCGTGTCCCCGCGCCGGAGCAGATCGAGACCGTGAAGACCGTCCTCGTGGTCGGCGGCGGCTGGACCGGCCTGCATGCCGCGCTGCACGCGGCGCGCGCTGGCTACAACACCATTCTCATCGAGAAGGAAGCCGAGCTTGGCGGCCACGCCGCGAAGCTGCACAAGACCATCCCGCTCTGCCATCCCTACACCGAAGCGCACGAGACCGGCATCGAGAAGCTCATCGCCGATGTGCAGGCCGAGTCGCGCATCAAGGTGATGACCGGCACCACCATTGCCGCACTGGAAGGCGCTCCGGGTTCCTACACCGCCAAGTTCTCCAACGGCTCCGAGGACAAGATCGGTGCCGTGGTTCTGGCCACCGGCTGGGTGCCGCAGGATGCCTCCATCCTCGAACCCCTCGGATACGGACGCTTCAAGAACGTCGTCACCACTTGGGACGTCGAGGAAATGGCCAAGAACGGCCAGCTGCTGCGCCCCTCCGACGGCAAGCCCGCCAAGCGCGTCGCCTTCCTGCTCAATACTGAGAAGGCCGAGCCGAGCGACCTCTTCAAGCCCAAGGCTCCCGCCGCACCCGTCGAGGATGAGGCCAAGGAAGAAGGCGAGGACAAGAAGGCCCACAAGCACGTTGACCTCGAAAGCGCCCGCCACCTGCCCTACTCCAGCGCGGTCAACTCCGTGATCTCCCTCAAGGAGGCCGGATACGTCACCGAGCAGTACACGGACGGTCAGGCCTACATCATCTACAAGGATATGCTCGTTCAGGGCATCCACGAGAAGTACTACAAGGCCGCGCAGGACAACCCCGGCGTGATGCTGACCAAGGGTACCATCGTCTCCGTCGAGGAAGACACCGATGGCAGCCTGCTGGTCACCGTGGCCAACACCCTTCTCGGACAGGACTTCGAGCTGAAGGTCGACATGGTCGTCGTTCCCACCGGTATCGTGCCCACCACGGCAAAGAATCCGGTGATGAACTTCAAGTACCGTCAGGGCCCGGCCTTCCCGGACCTCGACCTCTTCGACGGCTTCTGCGACTCCAACTACATCTGCTTCCCCTACGAGACCCGCCGCACCGGCGTGTACGCAGCGGGTTGCGTGCGTCAGCCCATGTTCATGGACAACGCCGAGGATGACGCCGCTGGCGCCGCCCTCAAGGCGATCCAGTGCATTGAGTCCGCCAACCGCGGCGTGGCCGTGCATCCCCGCTCGGGCGACCTGACCTACCCGGTCTTCAACTTCGTGCGCTGCACCCAGTGCAAGCGCTGCACCGAGGAATGCCCCTTCGGCGCACTCGACGACGACGAGACCGGAACGCCGAAGCCCAACCCGACCCGTTGCCGTCGCTGCGGCACCTGCATGGGCGCCTGCCCGGAGCGCGTCATCAGCTTCGACAACTACAACGTCGACCAGATCGGCTCCATGATCAAAGCCATCAACGTTCCGGACGACATGGATGCCGGTGGTCCCCGCATCGTGGTTCTCGCCTGCGAGAACGACGCATACCCGGCCCTCGACATGGCCGCCATGCGCGGAAAGACTTGGAGCCCCTACGTCCGTATCCTCCCCGTGCGCTGCCTGGGTTCCGTCAACGCCATCTGGGTCGCCGACGCGATGTCCAAGGGCATTGACGGCGTGATGATGCTCGGCTGCAAGTACGGCGACGACTACCAGTGCCACTTCGTCAAGGGCTCCGAGATCTGCAACCGCCGCAAGGAAAACATCGCCGAAACCCTCGAACGCCTTGGTGTCGAGCCTGACCGCGTCGAACAGTACCAGGTCGCCATCGACGAATACGACAAGCTTCCTGCGATGATCGAAGAGTTCCAGAACATGATTCTGGAAAAGGGCCCCAACCCGTTCAAGGGCTACTAG
- a CDS encoding CoB--CoM heterodisulfide reductase iron-sulfur subunit A family protein, whose amino-acid sequence MPNNSVLVVGGGFSGITAALEAAEVGHEVFLVEKTPFLGGRVSQLNKYFPKLCPPSCGLEIQFQRIKKNPLVKIFTLAEVVSVSGSKGDYTVTVKIKPRYTAPNSVDLSEAAGELTASTPSDFEFGIGKRKPLHMDMPFAYPSRYVLEKGECSKAELEELAEVDGINLEDEERTVDLSVGSIVVATGWKPYDMSKLTNLGAGQLVNCVSNMQMERMASASGPTGGQIVRPSDGKAPKRVAFVQCAGSRDENHLNYCSYICCMASLKQATYVREQHPDCQVTIFYIDLRTPDRYQKFRNRVLEDENIHTVKGKVADAVQGENGSVILTVEDAVAGTKSHETFDMVVLATGMQPTLSEEQLPFDVSVDEDGFAAGNEEKGIFVAGCAKKPLDVMKSAQSGTGAAMKAIQTVRGR is encoded by the coding sequence ATGCCAAACAACAGCGTGCTCGTTGTCGGTGGCGGGTTCAGCGGCATTACGGCCGCCCTTGAAGCCGCAGAAGTCGGCCACGAGGTTTTTCTTGTCGAGAAAACCCCGTTCCTCGGTGGAAGGGTCTCTCAGCTCAATAAATACTTTCCGAAGCTCTGCCCGCCTTCCTGCGGTCTCGAGATTCAGTTCCAGCGCATCAAGAAAAACCCCCTGGTCAAGATCTTCACCCTGGCGGAAGTGGTTTCCGTTTCCGGCTCCAAGGGCGACTACACGGTTACCGTGAAGATCAAGCCCCGTTACACCGCTCCCAACAGCGTGGACCTCAGCGAAGCCGCAGGCGAACTCACCGCCTCCACTCCCAGCGACTTCGAATTCGGCATTGGCAAGCGCAAGCCGCTGCATATGGATATGCCATTCGCATACCCGAGCCGCTACGTCCTCGAAAAGGGCGAATGTTCCAAGGCCGAGCTCGAAGAGCTGGCCGAAGTCGACGGCATCAACCTCGAGGATGAGGAAAGGACCGTGGATCTCTCCGTCGGTTCCATCGTCGTCGCAACCGGTTGGAAGCCCTACGACATGAGCAAGCTGACCAATCTCGGTGCCGGCCAGTTGGTCAACTGCGTCTCCAACATGCAGATGGAGCGCATGGCCTCCGCCAGTGGTCCCACCGGCGGCCAGATTGTTCGCCCCTCCGACGGCAAGGCACCCAAGCGCGTGGCATTCGTGCAGTGTGCCGGTTCCCGCGACGAGAATCACCTGAACTACTGCTCCTACATCTGCTGCATGGCCTCCCTCAAGCAGGCCACCTATGTCCGCGAGCAGCACCCCGACTGCCAGGTCACCATCTTCTACATCGACCTGCGCACCCCCGACCGCTACCAGAAGTTCCGCAACCGTGTGCTGGAAGACGAGAATATCCACACGGTCAAGGGCAAAGTCGCCGATGCGGTTCAGGGCGAGAACGGAAGCGTGATTCTCACCGTCGAGGATGCCGTGGCGGGTACCAAGTCCCACGAGACCTTCGACATGGTCGTCCTTGCCACCGGCATGCAGCCCACCCTGTCCGAAGAGCAGCTGCCCTTTGATGTTTCCGTGGACGAAGACGGCTTTGCCGCCGGCAACGAAGAGAAAGGCATCTTCGTGGCAGGTTGCGCCAAGAAGCCGCTTGACGTCATGAAATCTGCTCAGTCTGGCACTGGCGCCGCCATGAAGGCCATCCAGACCGTGAGAGGGAGGTAA
- the qmoC gene encoding quinone-interacting membrane-bound oxidoreductase complex subunit QmoC, whose protein sequence is MSKAVRIEPDVQFIKELQSVGGDTLKKCYQCATCSVACPLSPADAPYPRKEMIWAQWGLKDKLVNDIDIWLCHNCGTCSDLCPRGAKPGDLLSALRNMAYKNLVEPKILGTWMSSSKYLPILVAIPVALWLFVWSLTTGLTIPEGTIVFGKVFPGDYTIDPIMCTTFFFMVTSFVLGCSKLIKSFQSIPGTYYVGAHEKPGIIDCIKDVLFNEIGRHTNFTSCGEETEADKDKFKGHLLLFYSFVALAVVTGIIATCHWGGKVIEFISPAGHTPLPLWAPHKLVANVGAVMMIIGLTLLTRRRMNQDEKKTKSSYYDWFLLGLIWAIGLTGIFSELLRLADVATLAYPMYFLHLVVVWMLFAYLPWSKLGHVVYRTVALIYARRIGRVPLS, encoded by the coding sequence ATGTCGAAAGCTGTACGGATTGAACCCGATGTGCAGTTCATCAAGGAGCTGCAGTCGGTGGGTGGCGACACCCTCAAAAAGTGCTATCAGTGCGCAACCTGCTCTGTGGCCTGCCCCCTGTCGCCGGCCGACGCCCCCTATCCTCGCAAGGAAATGATCTGGGCGCAGTGGGGCCTCAAGGACAAGCTGGTCAACGACATCGACATCTGGCTCTGCCACAACTGCGGAACCTGCTCGGACCTGTGTCCCCGTGGCGCCAAGCCCGGTGACCTGCTCTCCGCGCTGCGCAACATGGCATACAAGAACCTCGTCGAACCGAAGATCCTCGGCACGTGGATGAGCTCCTCCAAGTACCTGCCCATCCTCGTGGCCATCCCGGTCGCGCTGTGGCTGTTCGTGTGGTCCCTGACCACGGGCCTGACCATCCCCGAAGGCACCATCGTCTTCGGCAAGGTCTTCCCCGGCGACTACACCATCGACCCGATCATGTGCACGACCTTCTTCTTCATGGTCACCTCGTTCGTTCTCGGTTGCTCGAAGCTCATCAAGTCCTTCCAGTCCATCCCGGGAACCTACTACGTCGGCGCTCACGAAAAGCCCGGCATCATCGACTGCATCAAGGACGTCCTTTTCAACGAAATCGGTCGTCACACCAACTTCACCAGCTGCGGTGAAGAGACCGAGGCCGACAAGGACAAGTTCAAGGGTCACCTCCTGCTGTTCTACAGCTTCGTGGCTCTGGCCGTCGTCACCGGCATCATCGCTACCTGCCACTGGGGCGGCAAGGTCATCGAGTTCATCTCCCCGGCCGGCCACACCCCGCTGCCGCTGTGGGCTCCCCACAAGCTGGTCGCAAACGTTGGCGCCGTGATGATGATCATCGGCCTGACCCTGCTCACCCGCCGTCGCATGAATCAGGACGAGAAGAAGACCAAGTCCTCCTACTACGACTGGTTCCTCCTCGGCCTCATCTGGGCCATCGGCCTCACCGGCATCTTCAGCGAGCTGCTCCGTCTGGCCGACGTCGCCACCCTTGCCTACCCGATGTACTTCCTGCATCTGGTGGTCGTGTGGATGCTCTTCGCCTACCTCCCCTGGTCCAAGCTCGGTCACGTGGTCTACCGCACCGTGGCCCTGATCTACGCCAGGCGCATCGGGCGAGTGCCGCTGAGCTAG
- the sat gene encoding sulfate adenylyltransferase has product MSKLLPPHGGKGLVCCLLKGSELEAEVKKAEGLKKIEISNRVKGDLIMMGIGGFSPLNGFMGKADWKSVCEKMMLSDGTFWPVPVVCDTNDEAVAAGDEIALVGKDGIVYATMKVEEKYELSQDEKKWECETVFKGEGEDSKRFWDVALEDHPGVKMVMAQGRFNLAGPVKVLSEGTYRDRFPGVYLTPAETRAMFEERGWSRVAALQLRNPMHRSHEFLAKIAVEVCDGVIIHSLIGNLKPGDIPADVRIKCIQTLIEKYFVKENIINGGYPLDMRYAGPREALLHATFRQNYGVSHMIIGRDHAGVGDFYGLFEAQEIFDRIPYATFEEACAVPGKALLCKAMKIDWTFYCFKCDGMASLRTCPHTKEDRVILSGTKLRKALSEGAVVPDHFGRDEVLEILRSYYEGLTEKVEIKMQGAASGDQMK; this is encoded by the coding sequence ATGTCCAAGCTGTTGCCCCCTCATGGTGGAAAGGGCCTCGTCTGCTGCCTGCTGAAAGGTTCTGAGCTGGAAGCTGAAGTCAAGAAGGCCGAAGGCCTCAAGAAGATTGAAATCTCCAACCGCGTGAAGGGCGACCTCATCATGATGGGCATCGGCGGTTTCTCTCCGCTGAATGGCTTCATGGGCAAGGCCGACTGGAAGAGCGTCTGCGAGAAGATGATGCTGTCCGACGGCACCTTCTGGCCCGTACCTGTCGTTTGCGACACCAATGACGAAGCCGTTGCCGCTGGCGACGAGATCGCTCTGGTCGGCAAGGACGGTATCGTCTACGCCACCATGAAGGTCGAAGAGAAGTACGAGCTTTCCCAGGACGAGAAGAAGTGGGAATGCGAGACCGTTTTCAAGGGTGAAGGCGAAGACTCCAAGCGCTTCTGGGATGTGGCTCTCGAAGACCATCCCGGCGTGAAAATGGTCATGGCTCAGGGCCGCTTCAACCTGGCCGGCCCGGTGAAGGTCCTCTCCGAGGGCACCTACCGTGACCGTTTCCCGGGCGTCTACCTGACCCCCGCCGAGACCCGCGCCATGTTCGAGGAGCGTGGCTGGAGCCGCGTTGCCGCTCTGCAGCTGCGCAACCCCATGCACCGTTCCCACGAGTTCCTGGCCAAGATCGCCGTGGAAGTCTGCGACGGCGTGATCATCCACTCCCTCATCGGCAACCTGAAGCCCGGCGACATCCCGGCTGACGTGCGCATCAAGTGCATCCAGACCCTCATTGAGAAGTACTTCGTGAAGGAGAACATCATCAATGGCGGCTACCCGCTCGACATGCGCTACGCCGGTCCCCGCGAAGCCCTGCTGCACGCCACCTTCCGTCAGAACTACGGCGTCTCCCACATGATCATCGGTCGCGACCATGCCGGTGTGGGCGACTTCTACGGTCTGTTCGAGGCTCAGGAGATCTTTGATCGCATCCCCTACGCCACCTTCGAGGAAGCTTGCGCGGTGCCCGGAAAGGCTCTGCTCTGCAAGGCCATGAAGATCGACTGGACCTTCTACTGCTTCAAGTGCGACGGCATGGCCTCCCTGCGCACCTGCCCGCACACCAAGGAAGACCGCGTCATCCTGTCCGGCACCAAGCTGCGTAAGGCCCTTTCCGAGGGCGCCGTGGTTCCGGATCACTTCGGCCGTGACGAAGTCCTCGAGATCCTCCGCAGCTACTACGAGGGTCTGACCGAGAAGGTCGAGATCAAGATGCAGGGCGCCGCTTCCGGCGACCAGATGAAGTAG
- the aprA gene encoding adenylyl-sulfate reductase subunit alpha: MPKIPVKEAPRGIALAEPTIEERDVDILLIGGGMGNCGAAFEAVAWADKFAPEAKILLLDKAALERSGAVAQGLSAINTYLGDNDADDYVRMVRTDLMGLVREDLIYDLGRHVDDSVHLFEEWGLPVWCKDDNEKNMDGAAAKAAGRSIRSGSKPVRSGRWQIMINGESYKCIVAEAAKNALGEERYMERIFVVKMLLDANQPNRIAGAVALNARENKVHIFKCNCAVVACGGAVNVYRPRSTGEGMGRAWYPVWNAGSTYTMCAQVGAEMTMMENRFVPARFKDGYGPVGAWFLLFKAKATNYKGEDYCATNRAMLKPYEDRGYAKGNVIPTCLRNHMMLREMREGRGPIFMDTKTALQTSFATMSPAEQKHLEAEAWEDFLDMCVGQANLWAAMNCAPEERGSEIMPTEPYLLGSHSGCCGIWVSGPDEAWVPEDYKVRADNGKVYNRMTTVNGLFTCADGVGASGHKFSSGSHAEGRIVGKQMVRWYVDHKDFKPSLKETAEDLKKEIYRPYYNYMAGKDASTDPVVNPEYITPKNFMMRLVKCTDEYGGGVGTYYTTSQALLDTGFWLLQMMEEDSLKLAARDLHELLRCWENYHRLWTVRLHMQHIRFREESRYPGFYYRGDFLGLDDTKWKCFVNSKYDPEKKETVLFKKPYYQIIPD; the protein is encoded by the coding sequence ATGCCTAAGATTCCCGTTAAAGAAGCCCCTCGTGGAATCGCTCTTGCCGAGCCGACCATTGAGGAACGTGACGTTGATATTCTCCTGATCGGTGGTGGCATGGGTAACTGCGGCGCTGCGTTCGAAGCCGTTGCCTGGGCCGACAAGTTCGCCCCCGAAGCCAAGATCCTGCTCCTCGACAAGGCCGCTCTCGAGCGTTCCGGCGCCGTTGCGCAGGGCCTGTCCGCCATCAATACCTACCTCGGTGACAACGATGCTGACGACTACGTCCGCATGGTCCGCACCGACCTCATGGGCCTGGTCCGCGAAGACCTGATCTACGACCTCGGCCGCCACGTCGACGACTCCGTCCATCTCTTTGAAGAGTGGGGCCTTCCCGTGTGGTGCAAGGACGACAACGAGAAGAACATGGACGGCGCCGCTGCCAAGGCCGCTGGCCGCTCCATCCGTTCCGGCTCCAAGCCCGTTCGTTCCGGCCGTTGGCAGATCATGATCAACGGTGAGTCCTACAAGTGCATCGTGGCCGAGGCTGCGAAGAATGCCCTTGGTGAGGAGCGCTACATGGAGCGCATCTTCGTCGTGAAGATGCTCCTCGACGCCAACCAGCCCAACCGCATCGCCGGCGCCGTTGCTCTGAACGCCCGCGAGAACAAGGTCCACATCTTCAAGTGCAACTGCGCCGTGGTTGCCTGCGGCGGCGCCGTTAACGTGTACCGCCCCCGCTCCACTGGTGAGGGCATGGGCCGCGCTTGGTACCCCGTTTGGAACGCCGGTTCCACCTACACCATGTGTGCTCAGGTTGGCGCCGAAATGACCATGATGGAAAACCGCTTCGTCCCCGCCCGCTTCAAGGACGGCTACGGCCCGGTTGGCGCATGGTTCCTGCTCTTCAAGGCCAAGGCTACCAACTACAAGGGTGAAGACTACTGCGCCACCAACCGCGCCATGCTCAAGCCCTACGAGGATCGTGGCTACGCCAAGGGCAACGTCATCCCGACCTGCCTGCGCAACCACATGATGCTCCGCGAAATGCGCGAAGGCCGCGGCCCCATCTTCATGGACACCAAGACCGCCCTTCAGACCTCCTTCGCCACCATGTCCCCCGCCGAGCAGAAGCACCTCGAGGCCGAAGCTTGGGAAGACTTCCTCGACATGTGTGTTGGCCAGGCCAACCTGTGGGCTGCCATGAACTGCGCTCCTGAAGAGCGCGGCTCCGAGATCATGCCCACCGAGCCTTACCTGCTCGGTTCCCACTCCGGCTGCTGCGGCATCTGGGTTTCCGGTCCGGACGAGGCTTGGGTGCCCGAGGACTACAAGGTCCGCGCCGACAACGGCAAGGTCTACAACCGCATGACCACCGTCAACGGCCTGTTCACCTGCGCTGATGGCGTTGGCGCCTCCGGCCACAAGTTCTCCTCCGGCTCCCACGCTGAAGGCCGTATCGTCGGCAAGCAGATGGTGCGCTGGTACGTGGATCACAAGGACTTCAAGCCCTCTCTCAAGGAGACCGCTGAAGACCTGAAGAAGGAGATCTACCGTCCTTACTACAACTACATGGCTGGCAAGGACGCCTCCACCGATCCCGTGGTGAACCCCGAGTACATCACCCCGAAGAACTTCATGATGCGCCTCGTTAAGTGCACCGATGAGTACGGCGGTGGCGTTGGCACCTACTACACCACCTCTCAGGCTCTTCTGGACACCGGCTTCTGGCTGCTCCAGATGATGGAAGAGGACTCCCTCAAGCTGGCCGCACGTGACCTGCACGAACTGCTCCGCTGCTGGGAGAACTACCACCGCCTGTGGACCGTGCGCCTGCACATGCAGCACATCCGGTTCCGCGAGGAGTCCCGCTACCCCGGCTTCTACTACCGCGGCGACTTCCTGGGCCTGGACGACACCAAGTGGAAGTGCTTCGTGAACTCCAAGTACGATCCCGAGAAGAAGGAGACCGTGCTGTTCAAGAAGCCCTACTACCAGATCATCCCCGACTAA